From a single Chitinophaga sp. Cy-1792 genomic region:
- the kdsA gene encoding 3-deoxy-8-phosphooctulonate synthase, protein MMKHLKSLFQEQYNPDNFFLIAGPCVIEEEEILMTVAEKVSGICKRLEIPYIFKASYRKANRTSIHSFTGIGDVEGLELLQKIGKTFNVPVTSDIHSAAEAAMAAAYVDVLQIPAFLCRQTDILLAAAETGKVVNVKKGQFLSGESMKFAVEKIKGAGNDKIMLTERGTTFGYQDLVVDYRNIPIMRDLGQPVVMDCTHSLQQPNQPGGVTGGNPKLISTIAKAAIATGADGLFIETHPDPSCAKSDGANMLRLDLLEELLEKLVEIRKVVR, encoded by the coding sequence ATGATGAAGCATTTAAAATCATTGTTCCAGGAGCAGTACAATCCGGATAATTTTTTCCTGATTGCAGGCCCCTGTGTGATTGAAGAAGAAGAGATACTGATGACAGTCGCCGAGAAAGTTTCCGGCATCTGTAAAAGACTGGAAATCCCTTACATTTTCAAAGCCTCATATCGCAAAGCCAATCGTACCAGTATTCATTCCTTTACCGGCATCGGTGATGTGGAAGGACTGGAATTATTGCAAAAGATAGGCAAGACTTTTAACGTACCTGTAACATCAGATATACACTCTGCAGCAGAAGCAGCTATGGCAGCAGCTTATGTAGACGTATTGCAGATACCTGCGTTTTTATGCCGTCAGACAGACATCCTGCTGGCAGCAGCAGAAACCGGTAAAGTAGTAAACGTTAAGAAAGGACAATTCCTCAGTGGCGAGTCTATGAAATTTGCCGTTGAGAAAATCAAAGGTGCCGGCAATGATAAAATCATGCTGACAGAGCGTGGTACCACCTTCGGTTACCAGGACCTTGTAGTAGATTACCGCAATATTCCTATCATGCGTGATTTGGGACAACCTGTGGTGATGGACTGTACCCACTCTTTACAACAGCCTAACCAGCCGGGTGGTGTTACCGGTGGTAATCCGAAACTGATCAGTACCATTGCCAAAGCGGCTATTGCTACCGGTGCAGATGGATTATTCATTGAAACACATCCTGATCCTTCCTGCGCTAAATCCGACGGTGCCAACATGCTGCGCCTGGACCTGCTGGAAGAGCTGCTGGAGAAACTGGTGGAGATCAGGAAAGTGGTAAGATAA
- a CDS encoding NAD-dependent epimerase/dehydratase family protein, whose protein sequence is MKKDKILVIGACGQIGVELTLALRKMYGDANVLASDLREEHDLLKGTGPYVSLDVMNKEMLHVLVIRHNITQIYLLAAILSATGEKNPLLAWHINMQSLLNVLDIAKEEHLDKVYWPSSIAVFGPNSPMQDTPQHTIIEPTTIYGISKFAGERWCEYYNHRYGVDVRSLRYPGLISYKSAPGGGTTDYAVEIFHEAKENKKYTSFLSEDTYLPMMYMPDAIRATIELMEADASKISIRSAYNLSAMSFSPKEIAAEIKKHIPEFTIGYEPDYRQQIADGWPNSMDDSMARKDWGWKPEYDLAKMTKDMLDNI, encoded by the coding sequence ATGAAGAAAGATAAGATCCTGGTTATTGGTGCCTGTGGACAAATTGGCGTGGAGCTGACCCTGGCCTTAAGGAAAATGTATGGAGATGCAAACGTACTGGCGTCTGACCTCCGTGAAGAACACGATCTGCTGAAAGGAACCGGGCCTTATGTGTCGCTGGATGTAATGAACAAGGAAATGTTGCACGTGCTGGTAATCCGTCACAATATTACCCAGATCTATCTCCTGGCGGCTATCCTTTCCGCTACCGGCGAAAAAAATCCTTTACTGGCATGGCATATCAATATGCAAAGCCTCCTCAACGTACTGGATATCGCCAAGGAAGAACACCTCGATAAAGTATACTGGCCTAGCTCCATCGCTGTATTCGGCCCTAACTCCCCTATGCAGGATACACCACAGCATACGATCATCGAACCAACTACCATCTACGGTATCTCCAAATTCGCCGGCGAACGCTGGTGCGAATACTATAACCACCGCTATGGTGTAGATGTAAGAAGTCTGCGCTACCCTGGCCTGATCAGCTATAAATCTGCTCCGGGCGGCGGTACCACCGACTACGCAGTAGAAATCTTCCACGAAGCAAAAGAAAATAAAAAATATACCAGCTTCCTCTCCGAAGATACCTACCTGCCAATGATGTATATGCCGGATGCTATCAGAGCTACCATCGAACTGATGGAAGCCGATGCCTCCAAAATATCCATCCGCAGCGCCTATAACCTTTCTGCTATGAGCTTCTCACCAAAAGAAATCGCAGCAGAAATCAAAAAGCATATTCCTGAGTTTACCATCGGTTACGAGCCAGACTACCGCCAGCAAATCGCAGACGGCTGGCCTAACAGCATGGACGACAGCATGGCTCGTAAAGACTGGGGCTGGAAACCGGAGTACGATCTCGCTAAAATGACAAAAGATATGCTGGACAATATTTAA
- a CDS encoding sulfate adenylyltransferase subunit 1: protein MEVLRIATSGSVDDGKSTLIGRLLYDTNSIPQDKMEALHAASKRKGLDFTDLSLLTDGLVAEREQGITIDVAHIYFSTPTRKYIIADTPGHIEYTRNMVTGASNAQVSLILIDARKGIVEQTFRHFFIANLLRIPYLVVCVNKMDLVDYSEARFNQISEEFQQLLENAGYKGREVKFIPVSSLYGENVASSNGAISWYQGPTLLDYLEQVQFDHADSVHPARFPIQSVIRPRTTEYHDFRGFAGKVASGHFRVGEEVISLPSGQRSKIKTIEQFEKQLDTAHARESVVITLEDEIDSSRGNMLVKPDQQPQQLKEVTAQVCWMDATPLTTGKTYLLQHGVNRVKAKVQQINFVVDVTNYEQIEGKTSMGLNDIGKITVKTASPVLADAYSVNPANGAFILIDEFNNTTVAVGFVE from the coding sequence ATGGAAGTATTACGTATAGCCACCTCCGGTAGTGTAGATGATGGAAAAAGCACGCTCATAGGACGTCTTCTCTACGATACCAATTCTATCCCCCAAGATAAAATGGAAGCATTACATGCTGCCAGCAAAAGAAAAGGTCTTGACTTCACCGATCTCTCCCTCCTGACTGATGGTCTGGTAGCGGAACGTGAGCAAGGTATTACCATTGATGTGGCACATATCTACTTTTCTACTCCCACCAGAAAATATATCATCGCCGATACGCCGGGACATATCGAATATACCCGCAACATGGTTACCGGCGCTTCCAACGCCCAGGTATCCCTGATCCTCATCGATGCCCGCAAAGGCATTGTGGAACAGACTTTCCGCCATTTCTTCATCGCCAACCTCCTGCGTATTCCTTACCTGGTGGTATGCGTTAATAAAATGGACCTGGTCGACTACAGCGAAGCCCGTTTCAACCAGATCAGTGAAGAATTCCAGCAGCTGCTGGAGAATGCCGGCTACAAAGGCCGGGAGGTGAAGTTCATCCCTGTTTCTTCCCTGTACGGCGAAAACGTGGCTTCCAGCAATGGCGCCATCAGCTGGTACCAGGGCCCTACCCTGCTGGATTACCTGGAGCAGGTTCAGTTTGATCATGCAGACAGCGTACATCCTGCCCGTTTCCCTATCCAGAGTGTTATCCGCCCAAGAACAACGGAATACCACGATTTCCGCGGCTTTGCAGGTAAAGTGGCCAGTGGCCATTTCCGTGTAGGCGAAGAAGTGATATCCCTGCCTTCGGGTCAGCGCAGTAAAATCAAAACCATTGAGCAGTTCGAAAAACAACTGGATACAGCGCATGCAAGAGAAAGCGTGGTGATTACCCTGGAAGATGAAATTGACAGCAGTCGCGGTAATATGCTGGTAAAACCAGATCAGCAGCCTCAGCAGCTGAAAGAGGTTACAGCACAGGTATGCTGGATGGATGCCACCCCATTGACAACAGGAAAAACCTATCTCCTGCAACATGGTGTAAACCGCGTAAAAGCAAAAGTACAGCAGATCAATTTTGTGGTGGATGTTACCAATTACGAGCAGATTGAAGGTAAAACCTCCATGGGCCTGAATGATATCGGTAAGATCACCGTTAAAACGGCGTCGCCGGTACTGGCGGATGCCTATAGCGTGAATCCTGCCAATGGCGCGTTTATTCTGATAGATGAGTTTAACAACACCACTGTAGCAGTGGGGTTTGTTGAATAA
- the cysD gene encoding sulfate adenylyltransferase subunit CysD — protein MTNQINWEFPQALEDEAIYILRETAAQFEKPVLLFSGGKDSITLVRLAQKAFYPGKIPFPLLHVDTGHNFPETIEFRDWLVDTLGLDIIVRNVQDSIDQGKVQEETGKYASRNALQTVTLLDAIEEGKFDACIGGARRDEEKARAKERIFSVRDEFGQWNAKMQRPELFDILNGKINIGENVRVFPISNWTELDVWNYIRRENLRIPSIYYAHEREIIERDGLYWPYSPFLNTTADEVPYLQKVRFRTVGDMTCTAAVLSEADKLEDIIAEIMEAKISERGARIDDKRSEAAMEKRKQAGYF, from the coding sequence ATGACGAATCAGATCAATTGGGAATTTCCTCAGGCACTGGAAGATGAAGCCATCTATATACTTCGTGAAACTGCTGCCCAGTTTGAGAAACCCGTGTTGCTTTTCTCCGGTGGAAAGGACTCCATCACCCTGGTACGCTTAGCACAGAAGGCTTTCTATCCAGGTAAAATACCTTTTCCTTTACTCCATGTAGATACGGGTCATAACTTCCCGGAAACCATCGAGTTCCGCGACTGGCTGGTAGATACACTGGGCCTGGATATCATTGTACGGAATGTGCAGGATAGCATTGACCAGGGAAAAGTACAGGAAGAAACCGGTAAATACGCCAGCCGTAATGCCCTGCAAACCGTTACCCTCCTCGATGCCATCGAAGAAGGCAAGTTTGATGCATGTATAGGGGGCGCCCGCCGCGACGAAGAGAAAGCACGTGCAAAGGAAAGGATCTTCTCTGTAAGAGATGAATTCGGTCAATGGAATGCTAAAATGCAACGCCCTGAACTGTTTGATATCCTCAACGGTAAAATTAATATAGGCGAAAACGTAAGGGTATTCCCTATCTCTAACTGGACAGAGCTGGATGTCTGGAATTACATCCGCAGGGAAAATCTCCGTATTCCATCTATCTATTACGCACATGAGCGCGAAATCATTGAAAGAGACGGACTTTACTGGCCATACTCTCCTTTCCTGAATACCACTGCCGATGAGGTGCCTTATCTCCAGAAAGTACGTTTCCGTACTGTTGGTGATATGACCTGTACCGCAGCCGTGCTCTCCGAAGCAGATAAACTGGAAGATATCATCGCTGAAATTATGGAAGCCAAAATCTCTGAAAGAGGCGCCCGTATTGATGATAAACGCTCTGAAGCTGCTATGGAAAAACGTAAGCAGGCTGGTTATTTCTAA
- a CDS encoding phosphoadenylyl-sulfate reductase, protein MTDITTALDNKSVVEGIRLLTEQYPGAVAFSTSFGQEDQVIADIIWRNNLPVRVFTLDTGRLFQETYDLIDLTMARYKQPIDVYFPETAAVEQLLKAKGPNSFYESVDNRKECCGIRKVVPLNRALQGVKVWITGLRAEQSDNRHDMKALEWDENKQLYKYNPLIHWTFDEMIDHLKTHNIPYNKLHDKGFISIGCAPCTRAIEPGEHPRAGRWWWEISHKECGLHG, encoded by the coding sequence ATGACAGACATTACCACCGCGCTGGACAACAAGTCAGTAGTGGAAGGCATCAGGCTGTTGACGGAGCAATATCCGGGAGCAGTAGCATTTTCCACATCTTTTGGCCAGGAAGACCAGGTAATTGCAGACATTATCTGGCGCAATAACTTACCCGTGCGGGTATTTACCCTGGATACCGGGCGACTGTTCCAGGAAACCTATGACCTCATCGACCTGACGATGGCACGCTACAAACAGCCGATAGACGTGTATTTCCCTGAAACAGCAGCTGTAGAACAGTTGCTGAAGGCTAAAGGTCCGAACAGCTTTTACGAATCAGTTGACAACAGGAAAGAGTGTTGTGGTATCCGTAAGGTGGTGCCCCTGAACCGTGCATTGCAGGGAGTGAAAGTCTGGATTACCGGTTTACGCGCCGAACAATCCGACAACCGTCATGATATGAAAGCGCTCGAGTGGGACGAAAACAAGCAGTTGTACAAATACAATCCGCTGATCCACTGGACCTTCGACGAGATGATCGATCACCTGAAAACGCATAACATTCCTTATAACAAGCTGCATGATAAAGGCTTTATCAGCATAGGCTGCGCCCCATGTACCCGCGCCATCGAGCCAGGTGAGCATCCAAGGGCGGGTCGCTGGTGGTGGGAGATCTCCCATAAGGAATGTGGCCTCCATGGCTGA
- a CDS encoding Rrf2 family transcriptional regulator: MLSKKTQYAFHALIYLAENVDKGPILISEIAQEKNISIKFLENILLELKNSGILGSKKGKGGGYYLMKPPKEIALARIIRLLDGPIALLPCVSLNYYERCENCRDEAICGLNEVMGRVRDSALKILENKTLKDILTRNA; this comes from the coding sequence ATGTTATCTAAAAAAACACAATACGCATTTCACGCATTAATTTACCTGGCCGAGAATGTAGACAAAGGACCTATCCTTATCTCTGAAATAGCACAGGAAAAGAATATATCTATCAAGTTTCTGGAAAATATTCTCCTGGAGTTGAAAAACTCTGGTATTCTGGGTAGTAAAAAAGGGAAAGGCGGTGGCTATTACCTGATGAAGCCGCCAAAGGAAATCGCGCTGGCAAGGATTATACGCCTGCTGGACGGTCCTATTGCACTGCTGCCCTGCGTGAGCCTGAACTACTACGAACGTTGCGAGAACTGTCGTGACGAAGCTATCTGTGGTTTGAATGAAGTAATGGGTAGAGTTAGAGACTCCGCACTCAAAATTCTGGAAAACAAGACACTGAAAGATATTCTTACAAGGAATGCCTAA
- the dapB gene encoding 4-hydroxy-tetrahydrodipicolinate reductase, whose protein sequence is MKIALIGYGKMGKAIDAIATAKGHEVILRIDISHKHLLDKEHLGQADVAIEFTSPETAYENILKCFEANVPVVCGTTGWLEKLPEIEEICKKEGKAFLHATNFSIGVNIFFEVNKRLAELMAGQSQYDVWMEEIHHTQKKDSPSGTAITLAEQLLHSVTRKKEWVNEESHNPELLPIISKRIDPAPGTHSVTYTSPIDDISITHTAHSREGFAAGAVVAAEWLKGKTGVFTMKDVLNL, encoded by the coding sequence ATGAAAATCGCACTGATCGGATATGGCAAAATGGGTAAAGCCATTGATGCCATTGCTACCGCCAAAGGTCACGAAGTTATACTGCGCATAGATATCAGCCATAAACACCTGCTGGACAAGGAACACCTTGGCCAGGCAGATGTAGCTATCGAATTTACCAGCCCGGAAACAGCCTACGAAAACATCCTCAAATGCTTTGAAGCAAATGTCCCTGTTGTTTGCGGCACCACCGGATGGCTGGAAAAATTGCCTGAAATTGAAGAAATCTGCAAAAAAGAAGGAAAAGCTTTCCTGCATGCCACCAATTTCAGCATCGGTGTAAACATCTTCTTTGAAGTAAACAAACGCCTGGCTGAACTGATGGCTGGTCAGTCTCAATACGATGTATGGATGGAAGAAATCCACCATACCCAGAAGAAAGACAGTCCAAGCGGAACTGCCATCACGCTGGCAGAACAACTGCTGCACTCCGTTACCCGTAAAAAAGAATGGGTAAACGAAGAAAGCCATAACCCTGAGCTGCTGCCGATCATCTCCAAACGTATTGATCCGGCGCCGGGTACGCACTCTGTCACTTATACCTCTCCTATCGACGATATCAGCATTACACATACGGCCCATTCAAGGGAAGGCTTTGCTGCCGGCGCTGTAGTTGCAGCAGAATGGCTGAAAGGCAAAACAGGTGTGTTTACCATGAAAGATGTGCTGAACCTCTAA
- a CDS encoding DUF5683 domain-containing protein yields MKNWIAFWKKLTFTVANKAGQIHHFLRITLFLLLCIATAPVMAATTQQRDTVPPAIKFTSDTTIQVSKAASDSAAHAKHMDSIIQSDKLGEPANYHSPRKAALYSAVLPGLGQAYNREYWKIPLVYAAIGTCTGFFIFNMKEYKRYRDAYRIRLLNNPDIHDEFETIYPRTYPADAIKVIRDQYRSYVDYSVLFFVLSYGLNIVDATVFAHLRSFDISDDLSLRVSPTIINNRTLGIGVNISLGGKKTRQGLYYAGR; encoded by the coding sequence ATGAAGAACTGGATAGCATTCTGGAAAAAATTGACATTTACGGTGGCTAATAAGGCTGGACAGATTCATCATTTTTTGCGTATAACTTTATTCCTGTTGCTGTGCATAGCAACAGCACCTGTAATGGCTGCTACCACGCAGCAACGGGACACGGTGCCCCCTGCCATCAAATTTACCTCCGATACAACAATCCAGGTAAGTAAAGCAGCGTCGGACAGTGCAGCACATGCCAAACACATGGATAGCATTATCCAGTCTGATAAACTGGGAGAGCCTGCCAACTATCATAGTCCGCGTAAAGCAGCGCTTTACTCAGCAGTTCTGCCAGGTTTAGGTCAGGCCTATAACAGAGAATACTGGAAAATACCTTTAGTATATGCGGCGATCGGTACCTGTACCGGCTTTTTCATTTTCAATATGAAAGAGTATAAGCGTTACCGTGACGCCTACCGTATCAGGTTACTCAACAACCCCGATATTCACGACGAATTTGAAACCATTTACCCGCGTACCTATCCCGCAGATGCCATCAAGGTGATCAGGGACCAGTACCGGTCGTACGTGGATTATTCTGTATTGTTCTTCGTATTGTCATATGGATTGAATATCGTGGATGCGACTGTATTTGCACATCTCCGCTCCTTCGACATTTCAGATGATCTGTCGCTCAGAGTGTCGCCCACCATCATTAATAATCGCACATTAGGCATAGGTGTCAATATCTCTCTCGGAGGGAAAAAAACCAGACAGGGCCTGTATTATGCAGGTCGCTAG
- a CDS encoding ParB/RepB/Spo0J family partition protein: protein MTNPSKKEALGKGIRSLLQNIDTDLKQTAGALGDKVVATATGIERIPLDQIVTNPKQPRRDFDEVALQELSQSIKLHDIIQPVTVAKISNKKYQLIAGERRWRASKMADLKDIPAYVRQVNDQELLELALLENLQRENLNAIEVGLSYKRLMEECSLTQEQVADRMGKERSTVTNYIRLLKLPPDIQVAVRNGQLSMGHARVITGIEKVENQLFLYNEIIKEGLSVRQTEELARRMAQATEKGNQQKAKVKLPPAFQKIQDNLASHFSTKVKLDRDKNGKGSIMIEFYSDEELDSILEKIDIYGG from the coding sequence ATGACCAATCCAAGTAAGAAAGAAGCGCTGGGTAAGGGCATCCGCTCTTTGCTCCAAAATATAGATACAGATCTGAAGCAAACAGCTGGTGCGCTGGGTGATAAGGTAGTGGCCACTGCTACTGGTATTGAACGTATCCCGTTAGACCAGATCGTGACCAACCCTAAACAGCCCCGCCGTGATTTTGACGAGGTGGCATTACAGGAGCTGAGTCAGTCTATTAAACTGCATGATATTATCCAGCCGGTTACGGTGGCTAAAATCAGCAATAAAAAATACCAGCTCATTGCCGGCGAACGCAGATGGAGAGCCAGCAAAATGGCTGACCTGAAAGATATCCCTGCATATGTTCGCCAGGTAAATGACCAGGAGCTGCTGGAACTGGCCCTGCTGGAAAACCTCCAGCGCGAAAACCTCAATGCCATTGAGGTGGGGCTCAGCTACAAGCGCCTGATGGAAGAATGTTCTCTCACACAGGAACAGGTGGCCGACCGTATGGGCAAGGAAAGAAGTACGGTAACCAACTATATCCGCCTGTTAAAACTGCCACCAGATATCCAGGTAGCCGTAAGAAATGGCCAGCTCAGCATGGGCCATGCACGCGTTATTACCGGTATTGAAAAAGTAGAAAACCAGTTATTCCTGTATAATGAAATCATAAAAGAAGGCCTTTCTGTCCGTCAGACGGAAGAACTGGCCCGTCGTATGGCTCAGGCTACAGAGAAAGGAAACCAGCAAAAGGCAAAAGTTAAACTGCCGCCAGCCTTCCAGAAAATTCAGGATAACCTGGCCTCGCACTTCTCAACGAAAGTTAAACTGGACAGAGACAAGAACGGAAAAGGAAGTATTATGATCGAATTCTATTCAGATGAAGAACTGGATAGCATTCTGGAAAAAATTGACATTTACGGTGGCTAA